CGGCGATGCGCACGTTCCGCGGGATGGTGGTGCGATACACCTTGGGCCCGAAGTACTCCTTGGCCTCGTCGGCCACCTGGCGCGACAGGTTCAGGCGGCTGTCGAACATGGTCAGCAGCACGCCCTCGATCTGCAGCCCCGGGTTCAGGCTCTTCTGAACGATGGTCACCGTGTTCAGCAGCTGCGACAGCCCCTCGAGCGCGTAGAACTCGCACTGAATGGGGATGAGCACCGAGTCAGACGCGGCCAGGATGTTCAGCGTCAGCAGGCCCAGGGACGGCGGGCAGTCGATCAGAACGTAGTCGTACCGGTCGCGCAGCGTGGCGATGGCGTTGCGAAGGATGTTCTCGCGGCCGGTGCGGTTGACCAGCTCCACCTCGGCACCCACCAGGTCGCGCGTAGCGGGGAGCACGTCCAGGTACGGAAAGTGGACGTTGCCGATGATCGCCTCGTCGGCCTTCATCCCCTCGATGAGCACGTCGTAGATGGACCGCTGCACCTCTTCCTTGTCGATGCCCAAGCCGCTGGTGGCGTTGCCCTGCGGGTCCATGTCGATGACGAGCGTCTTTTTCTCGGCCACGGCCAGGCAGGCGCCCAGGTTGATGGCCGTAGTGGTCTTGCCGACGCCGCCCTTCTGGTTCGCGATGGCGATGATGCGCGACACGCTCGTCCTCACGATGAGGTGGGTTGGATGCTGCTCGCCAATATACGCGCGCGCGCGCGTGGAAAGAAGTAGATGAGCCGGGCGGGAGCACAATCGCCACGCAGCCGCCATCTCGCACTGCTTCAGAGATGTTCCACGTGGAACACAGGCGAGGGTTTCGCGCGAGAATCGTTTTTATCGCGTTTCAGCCTCCCGGCCGACGCACCACCCTCGTAAGTTCCCGTTCGTGAGCTATAAACGATTCTGAGAAGCCGGATTTGTTCGGCAGGTATTCGGAAATAGTTTCAGTTTCGTTGAGGGCGCCCGTCGCTGCGACGCGTGAGCCGCACGAATCTGGCGCCGTCACCCCCGCTTGCGAACCTCCATCACCAGGTTCTGCAGGTCGCTCGGACTGACGCCCGGGATCCGCCCCGCCTGCGCGAGCGTGGC
The Longimicrobium sp. genome window above contains:
- a CDS encoding AAA family ATPase; translation: MSRIIAIANQKGGVGKTTTAINLGACLAVAEKKTLVIDMDPQGNATSGLGIDKEEVQRSIYDVLIEGMKADEAIIGNVHFPYLDVLPATRDLVGAEVELVNRTGRENILRNAIATLRDRYDYVLIDCPPSLGLLTLNILAASDSVLIPIQCEFYALEGLSQLLNTVTIVQKSLNPGLQIEGVLLTMFDSRLNLSRQVADEAKEYFGPKVYRTTIPRNVRIAEAPSFGKPIVLYDVISVGAKSYLALAKEVIARKGRKGASAEAPAAAAGD